The genomic DNA TCTATAACCAGCCCTGTAGCCATTACCAATAAAACGGCAAGCAGGATTGTTAAGAAGTTCTGAATTTTGATCTTTTTGACAAAAACAAACCAAAAGAGAATGCCTATAACAAAAAGAGCGGATTGGTATCTGAAAATTATTGAAATACCAAGAAGTAAGCCAATAATGAAATATGATTTCTTGTATTCCTGATAACGATATTTTTGTATGGCTGTTAAAGTCAGCATTAAGAATAGTCCTGACCAAGTCTCGGACGAAAAACGAATATTTATATAAGGTAAAAACCATAACAGGTAAGACAAAAAGATAAAGTATACCTGTAAAGATTTGGCAACACATGGCCTATAAGCCTCAATAAACTGCCTTATTACAATTACTGAAAATATAGCAGTAACAGCTCGAAGTAAAAACGCGAGGTCATAACCATCAGTTACTTTTAAATACCCAAACAACTTAAACAACACGTAACAGATCATTGGCTGTAATCCAGATCGTATTTCTGATCTAAATTCCCAGGCCAGTCTGTCAACTGGCAGTAAGCCAAGTTTATAATTTGCAAATTCAATAATTTGATAGTGTTCATCTGGCTGGATGTAACCAGAACTTTTGAAAGCCACAAACAAATAGAATAGCAATACTATAAAAACGAAAAAATTTGTTTTTTTTGTTTGGGGTATAAACATACTTGAAGATATTCCTTTCATTACTTAAGTGTCTTCAATCAATAATACTAAATATTTTTATCCTTTTTATATACAGAAGAGGCGTTTATACCTTTTATAGTAGATGTTGTTTTGATAGAAACTCAAAAATCTAGGAAAAACGATTTATTTTGATTTTAAGTGAGATCTATTCGTATTAGGAATCGAACGAAAATGGTAAATTTCAAAATAGAGCAAGATTTCCGTTCTTTTTTTATTTGAAGGGGGAAACTATAGGGGAAATATACCAACGAATTTACTGTCTTAGCTCAATATAATTTCCTTAATTATAATCACTCAAATAACGTTCAATCAGGAATATCAAAAGAGGTCATTTGAGTTCAAACAGCTTCAAATCCATTCAAATAAATTTCCCCTATAGTTTCCCCCTTAACGCAAAAAAGCCAGTAATTCCTCATAATTACTGGCTTCTTAGTGGTCCCGACGAGAATCGAACTCATATCTAGAGTTTAGGAAACTCCTATTCTATCCGTTGAACTACGGGACCTTTATGGATTTGCAGGATGTACATCCGCAAACAGTTTGCAAAGGTGCAAATTATCAGCGAAAAATCACACCCTCATATGCAAATTTGTTACTACCTTATCTATGCATCCGCACATCTGAAACCGCGCAGCCCCCAACGGAGTTAATCTGCATATCCGCACATCTAATTACCTGATAACCGATCCGTTATGGAATTCATCAGCCGGGGCTACAAAGCTTAGCTTGCCTGTACTGTCTTCGGCCATCAGGATCATGCCTTGCGACAGTATCCCTTTGATTTCGCGGGGTTCCAGGTTTACCAGCACACTCACCTTTTGGCCCACAATGGCTTCTGGTTCATAATATTCTGCTATGCCTGATACGATGGTTCGCTCGTCAATACCGGTATCGATGGTCAATTTAAGCAGTTTTTTGGTTTTGGCTATCTTTTCGGCCGTTAAAATGGTACCCGTGCGGATATCCATCGTGGTAAATGTTTCGTAATTGATGTTTTCTTTCGCGGGCTGTACATCGGCCGATTTTGGTGCAGCAGCTTCTTTTTTAGCCTGCAATTTTTGTAACTGACGCTCAATCACCTCATCCTCAATTTTTTCAAATAACAAGGAAGGTGGGTTTAGCTGGTGCCCATTGTTAAAATAGATCTCCTGATCATAAGGAATAACCTCATTTGGCCAGTTCAGCATGCCGATGATTTTTTTAGCGGTAGCCGGCAAAAATGGTTGCGCGCAGGTTGCCAGATGTCCTATCAACAACAGGCAGTTGTGCAAGGCCTGCTTAGCTCCTTCAGGATCTGTTTTAATGGCTTTCCAGGGCTCTTTTTCGGTCAGGTAACGATTACCCAGGCGTGCCACATCCATCACAGCCTGCAAAGCCTGACGATAGCGGTAAGCCTCCAGGTTCTTTTCTATCTCATCATAGTATCCACCTAACTCCGCATTCAGGGCTGTGTCGGTTAGCTCGATGCGATCGGTCTCTGCTTCAACCTTGCCTTCGTAAAACTTGTGCATCAGGATCATCACCCTGTTTACAAAGTTGCCTAATATGGCTACCAGTTCGTTATTGATGCGGGCCTGGTAATCTTTCCAGGTAAATTCGCTGTCGCTGGTTTCGGGTAATATCGAGGTAAGCACATAACGCAGCTCGTCCTGTTTGTTGGGTAACTCTTCCAGGTATTCGTGCAGCCAAACAGCGTGGTTGCGTGAGGTGGAGAGCTTATCCCCTTCCAGGTTCAGGAACTCGTTGGCAGGCACATTCTGTGGTAAAATATATTCGCCATGTGCATGCAATATGGAGGGGAAAGTAATACAATGGAATACGATATTATCCTTGCCAATAAAATGGATCAGGCAGGCATTGTCCTGCTCGTCGGCTTGTTTTTTCCAGTATAACTTCCAGTCTTTATTATGGTCAATAGCCCATTGTTTGGTGGCCGATATATAACCAATAGGCGCATCCATCCAAACGTATAATTTTTTGCCTTTGGCATCGGCCAGCGGCACATCGATACCCCAATCCAGGTCGCGGGTCATGGAGCGTGGTTGCAGGCCCTGTTTAAGCCATGATTTACATTGTCCAAATACGTTTACCTTCCAGCTGCCCTCTTTGGTATCTATCCATTGCTCCAGCCAGGGCTGATATTTATCCAATGGCAGGTACCAGTGCTTGGTTGGCTTTAAAACCGGTGGTTTGCCACTTAGGGTTGATACTGGATTGATCAAATCTGTCGGACTTAGCGAAGTCCCGCATTTTTCGCACTGATCGCCGTAGGCATTTTCATTATGGCAATTAGGGCAGGTACCAATGATATATCTGTCGGCCAAAAACTGGTCAAAATCTTCGTCGTAGTACTGCTCGCTTACTTTTTCAATAAACTCATCCTTTTCATACAGGTTCAGGAAAAACTCCTGCGACAGCTCATGATGTATAGGCGATGAAGTACGGTGATAAATATCAAAAGCTATCCCAAACTGCTCAAAGCTATCTTTTATCTGCTCGTGGTATTTATCTATAATAGCCTGTGGCGTAGTGCCTTCTTTTTTAGCCTTAATGGTAATGGCAGCGCCATGCTCATCAGACCCGCAAACGTATACTACATCCTTTTTTTTGAGCCTCAGATAGCGTACAAAAATATCCCCCGGGATGTATGCCCCGGCCAGGTGACCAATATGCAGCGGGCCATTAGCATACGGCAAGGCAGATGTTATAGTGAAGCGTTTGTATTTGTTGAGTTGTGACATGAAATATGCGGCAATGTAAATAAGCTGCAAAGATAATTTATTTAAGCCGGAAAGTTTGGAAGCGGCGATTTGTTTGTCCTAAATTCTTTTATCGGGCTTTGTGGGTTGCTTCGCCGGCTTGATTATGAAATTCAAACAGCCTAAAACTTTTTAAACCTTAATTTTAACACTTTTCGGCTCAAAAAACGGATAAAAATGCTTCAAAAACTCTCTAAAATTCATCCATAACCACCAATTTTAACACTTTTTAACAAATTTTTGATGGGTTTTTAAATGCTTAAAAAGTATTAAATTATTAGTATTCAAATAACTACATACCAAACGTTCGGTTTTTAGCCCTGCTTTTCCCTTCATGCAAACGGCCCCGATTACACTTTTCAAGTAATCGGGGCCGTTTGTTTCGTACTCTTAAAGATACGAAAAATGTTTGGTTTGTACAAGAGGGAGAGCCTCACCCCAACCCTCACAGCAACGAAACCAAAACTTTTATTATAATTGCTTATGGATAAACCAGTCAATGCCGTTTCTTCCGGACTCCTTCCACCTTATTTGAAAAAAGGCGATAAGATAGCGATCACTTGTCCGGCCAAGAAATTGCCCCGGCCTATGAATGATGCTGTAGCCCTGTTGCAATCATGGGGGCTGGAAGTGGTTTTAGGCGATACTGTAAGCGCCTCTTATCACCAGTTTGCCGGCGACGATGACCTCCGCGCCCATGATCTGCAACGTTTTATTAACGATGACAGCATCAAGGCCATCATAGCCGCACGTGGCGGTTATGGTACCATCCGGATGATCGATAAAGTTGATTTTAGCCATTTTGCTCAAAATCCCAAATGGCTCATCGGCTTTAGCGATATTACCGTGTTGCATACCCATCTGTTTGCCAACTACGGAGCTCAAACCATACATGGACAAATGCCGGTTAATATTCCCGATGCGTCTAAACATTCGCTGGATACACTGCGCATGGCCCTGTTTGGCGAAACTTTAAACTATAACTATCATGCCCACGGCTTAAACCGCAGCGGCGAAGGTTCGGGCATCTTGGTGGGCGGTAATTTATCTTTGCTGATAAGTGTATCCGGCTCGGTATCCGACATCGACTATAGCGGCAAAATATTATTTATAGAGGATGTAGGTGAATATCTTTACTCGGTTGACCGGATGCTGCGCAACCTGAAACGAGCAGGCAAACTTGCCCAACTCGCGGGCCTCGTTGTAGGCGGCTTTACCGATATGAAGGATAACGACATCCCTTTTGGCCAAACTGTACCCGAAATTGTAATGGACATTGTACGGGAGTATGATTACCCCGTATGTTTTGATTTCCCGGCCGGGCACATCCCAGATAATTGCAGTTTAATATTTGGTAAAGAAGCTCGGTTAGCTGTACATGGGCAGGAAGTAAGCTTAAAGTTTGTTTGACTCGTTTTTTTAATATCGAACACTGAATTTCCAATATCGAATGATGAATGGAAAAATCGATGTTGGATATTCAAATTCGATGTTATTTCGTCTGAAGTGCGAAAGGATCTATACAAGCGGCATAAACCGGCAATGATGCAGAAACCCCTTCCTTCCCTTCCCGAGGGAAGGAATCGCACGGGCTCGGGCTTTTGCTCGTCATACCCATTTCCGTCCTGAAAGTATTTTTTATATATTAAAACCAAATTTCAACCCTATTAAACAAAACTTACCATTATAATTTATGGCGATACTGAGCAATTTAAGCAATTACAAAAATTTTGGTCTTTTGATTGTCCGCCTGGGGCTGGGCATCACTTTTATTTTTTATGGCTATCCTATGCTGATGGGTGGCGTAAGCGGCTGGAAAGATCTTGGTCATTCTACCAGATACATCGGCATACATTTTTGGCCCTTAGTATGGGGGTTTCTGGCGGCCGCTACCGAAGCTTTCGGCGGCTTTTTGCTCATCATTGGTTTTGCTTTTCGCCCGGTATGTATATTGATGGTATTAACGCTTATTGTAGCCGCAGCTACCCACCTGGGTAAAGGCGAAGGATTGATGGGCGCCTCGCACGCTATAGAGGATGCCATCATATTCGCAGGGCTTTTATTTGTTGGCCCGGGTAAATACAGTGTGGATAAGAAATAAGCAGTTTTATTTTGAGCTGCAACAAAAAAGGGATTTGCCATGATGGCAAATCCCTTTTTTA from Mucilaginibacter inviolabilis includes the following:
- the metG gene encoding methionine--tRNA ligase; amino-acid sequence: MSQLNKYKRFTITSALPYANGPLHIGHLAGAYIPGDIFVRYLRLKKKDVVYVCGSDEHGAAITIKAKKEGTTPQAIIDKYHEQIKDSFEQFGIAFDIYHRTSSPIHHELSQEFFLNLYEKDEFIEKVSEQYYDEDFDQFLADRYIIGTCPNCHNENAYGDQCEKCGTSLSPTDLINPVSTLSGKPPVLKPTKHWYLPLDKYQPWLEQWIDTKEGSWKVNVFGQCKSWLKQGLQPRSMTRDLDWGIDVPLADAKGKKLYVWMDAPIGYISATKQWAIDHNKDWKLYWKKQADEQDNACLIHFIGKDNIVFHCITFPSILHAHGEYILPQNVPANEFLNLEGDKLSTSRNHAVWLHEYLEELPNKQDELRYVLTSILPETSDSEFTWKDYQARINNELVAILGNFVNRVMILMHKFYEGKVEAETDRIELTDTALNAELGGYYDEIEKNLEAYRYRQALQAVMDVARLGNRYLTEKEPWKAIKTDPEGAKQALHNCLLLIGHLATCAQPFLPATAKKIIGMLNWPNEVIPYDQEIYFNNGHQLNPPSLLFEKIEDEVIERQLQKLQAKKEAAAPKSADVQPAKENINYETFTTMDIRTGTILTAEKIAKTKKLLKLTIDTGIDERTIVSGIAEYYEPEAIVGQKVSVLVNLEPREIKGILSQGMILMAEDSTGKLSFVAPADEFHNGSVIR
- a CDS encoding S66 peptidase family protein codes for the protein MDKPVNAVSSGLLPPYLKKGDKIAITCPAKKLPRPMNDAVALLQSWGLEVVLGDTVSASYHQFAGDDDLRAHDLQRFINDDSIKAIIAARGGYGTIRMIDKVDFSHFAQNPKWLIGFSDITVLHTHLFANYGAQTIHGQMPVNIPDASKHSLDTLRMALFGETLNYNYHAHGLNRSGEGSGILVGGNLSLLISVSGSVSDIDYSGKILFIEDVGEYLYSVDRMLRNLKRAGKLAQLAGLVVGGFTDMKDNDIPFGQTVPEIVMDIVREYDYPVCFDFPAGHIPDNCSLIFGKEARLAVHGQEVSLKFV
- a CDS encoding DoxX family protein — translated: MAILSNLSNYKNFGLLIVRLGLGITFIFYGYPMLMGGVSGWKDLGHSTRYIGIHFWPLVWGFLAAATEAFGGFLLIIGFAFRPVCILMVLTLIVAAATHLGKGEGLMGASHAIEDAIIFAGLLFVGPGKYSVDKK